One genomic window of Nasonia vitripennis strain AsymCx chromosome 1 unlocalized genomic scaffold, Nvit_psr_1.1 chr1_random0013, whole genome shotgun sequence includes the following:
- the LOC116415915 gene encoding uncharacterized protein LOC116415915 produces the protein MPRSPQDILPWVLHEISFPTDPKEDKDPHKVQLSIDVRPNGIILEFVQRLFEDPRLVKPTSVSAVPQEDENTTAHDSGIGTGSGLPSMLDIQEEQARPTVSNFRHYKENQDPNNVESSKPVRSKKTKRESAQPSAKEEQKLSSQF, from the coding sequence ATGCCTAGATCTCCGCAAGACATACTCCCTTGGGTACTACATGAAATCAGCTTTCCGACAGATCCGAAGGAGGACAAGGATCCGCACAAAGTTCAGTTATCCATAGATGTTAGGCCGAATGGCATTATCTTGGAATTTGTGCAACGACTGTTTGAGGATCCAAGATTAGTGAAGCCGACGAGTGTTAGTGCAGTGCCACAGGAGGATGAAAACACCACAGCACATGATTCTGGCATTGGCACTGGCAGTGGCTTACCAAGTATGCTTGATATTCAAGAAGAACAAGCCCGGCCTACTGTCAGCAACTTCAGGCACTACAAAGAAAACCAGGACCCTAACAATGTTGAATCTTCTAAGCCTGTTAGGTCGAAGAAGACAAAACGAGAATCGGCGCAACCATCAGCAAAAGAAGAGCAAAAACTTAGCAGTCAATTCTGA